TAAGGTGTTTAATAGGGAAACTGCGTTACAGGATGTTTCTTTCACGATTAAAAAGGGTGAAATATTCGGTTTTCTTGGCCCAAGTGGCTCGGGCAAAACGACGACTATTAAAATTTTAACTGCACAAACAGAAAAAACTGCAGGTGACGTTTCATTATTTAATCGCCCTGTTAGTGAAATGAAGAGCAGTCAAAATCGTCAACGCTTTGGCATTTTAACTGATAATAGTGGACTGTATACGCGACTTTCAATCGAGGAGAATTTATTACTCTATAGTAGTTTATATCAATTGCCAACTTCAGCAGTAAAAGATGCATTAGATTTTGTGAACCTTTATGCAGAACGTAAAAAGAAAATAAGTCAACTTTCTAAAGGGATGATACAGCGTGTGACATTAGCTCGTGCTATTATGCACAAGCCTGAATTATTATTTTTAGATGAGCCAACTTCAGCACTTGACCCTGTTAATACGCAACATATTTACAATGGTTTACGCAAGCTAAATGAGCTCGGGACAACAATCTTTTTAACAACACATGATATGAGTGAAGCAGAAATACTTTGTGATCGAGTTGCCTTTTTACATCAAGGTAAAATACGTGCGATTGGTTCACCAAAGCAATTAAAAAAAGAATTTGGAGATGAAACCATTACGGTCGAATTAACAAATGGTCACTACGAAACGATTCAAAATGGCGAACAGGATGCACAAAAACTATATGATTGGATGCAATCGAATGCAGTTGCACGTCTATACACAAACGAGCCAACTTTAGGAGATATTTTTATGCAAATAACAGGGAGTGATTTAATATGAACATGTCATTTACACGTATTCAAGCAATTTTTATGAAAGACTACAAGGAATTCTCACGAAATTATGCAGTATCTGTTATGGTTTTTTTACCCCTTATATTAGCGTTTGCTTACAACAAGATTGGCACGAGCAGTATTGATGCATACTTTTTACCAATCAACTTAGTATTCGCAGTTGTAACTGCCTATGTACAATGTTGTTTAATAGCTGAAGAAAAAGAAAAAAATACGCTTCGAAATTTAATGCTATCCCCTGCTTCACTGGCAGATATTTTAATAGGAAAAAGCTTGTTCGTCTTTATAGTTACCATTGTTGTAGTTAGTTTGGCCATTTTCCTTGTTGGTTATGAGCCTGCCAATCTTTTAAT
This genomic interval from Lysinibacillus sphaericus contains the following:
- a CDS encoding ABC transporter ATP-binding protein; translation: METVIDVQHLNKVFNRETALQDVSFTIKKGEIFGFLGPSGSGKTTTIKILTAQTEKTAGDVSLFNRPVSEMKSSQNRQRFGILTDNSGLYTRLSIEENLLLYSSLYQLPTSAVKDALDFVNLYAERKKKISQLSKGMIQRVTLARAIMHKPELLFLDEPTSALDPVNTQHIYNGLRKLNELGTTIFLTTHDMSEAEILCDRVAFLHQGKIRAIGSPKQLKKEFGDETITVELTNGHYETIQNGEQDAQKLYDWMQSNAVARLYTNEPTLGDIFMQITGSDLI
- a CDS encoding ABC transporter permease — translated: MNMSFTRIQAIFMKDYKEFSRNYAVSVMVFLPLILAFAYNKIGTSSIDAYFLPINLVFAVVTAYVQCCLIAEEKEKNTLRNLMLSPASLADILIGKSLFVFIVTIVVVSLAIFLVGYEPANLLILAIALLLSTVFYIALGTLCGLFAKTIMEASIIVMPVMFIFSFGPFALSLASAYPILELAKWLPSSQLVLLAEALEGPYTMMDCIIPIVTITVWSLLTWGITGFIYKKLN